From the Rhodothermales bacterium genome, the window ACGATTCCCGATTGATATCCTCGATGCTGCCCGCACGCAGGCGTTCGATATCATGAATCAGCAAGCTTCGTCGGAGGCCGGATATCGCCGCGTGTACGAATCGTTCACCGCCTTTCGCGACCAGGCGTATCCCTGGTTTGGCAGTGCTGAGACTGCGTTTGCCGGGTACTCCTTCCCTGACACCCCCTAGCCATCGACGTGATTACGAATTTCGACAAAGACCTCCAGGCTGTAGACCATCTATACTCGGAGATAGAAACACTTCTCGAGAAGCCCGAGGTGGTGTTGCGACATCGCCATCCATCCATTTCAAAATGGTCGACGGATGAGCAAATCCAGCACGTGCTGCTCGCAAACCGGTGGGCGCTGTCGACGATGGTTTCCATGCTCCGTGACGGCGAGGAGTTTTCAGAGTCTGGCCGACTGAAGCCACTGGGGGTGTTGTTTCTCGGTTTCGGCGCGATCCCGCGTGGACGAGGCAAAGCTCCGGCTGCAGCAAAGCCCAGTGCGGAAGCGACACTGTCCGACCTGAAAGTAAACCACCGACAGCAGAGAGGGTATCTCAAGAAGATCCGCGAAAACCAGGATCTGGCAAGGTCGCTTCGCACGCGGTTTCAACACCCGATTCTCGGCGATTTTACTCCGTCCCACGGCCTCAGGTTTGTGCGCGTTCACACGCGGCATCACCTCAAGATCGTCAATGAGATCCTTGCGACGGTGGAGACGGCCTGATGCCGGCTGCGACTCATCTCACCGTACGGCGCACAGCGCGTTATTTCAAGATCGGGAAGGCGGATGCCTCCGACGTCTGGCTTGTGCTTCACGGTTATGGGCAGTTGGCCGACGAGTTCCTGGAGGCCTTCGAGCCCATTTCATCGGACCGAATGATCATCGCGCCCGAAGGACTATCGAGATTCTACGCTCGTGATGGTTCACGCGTGGGTGCTTCGTGGATGACGCGCGAGGACAGGGAGGCAGAGATTGCGGATTACACGGAGTATTTGAATGCCGTAGTTGCGGACGCCGGGTACAAATCGTCCGATGTGACTGTGGTCGGTTTCTCCCAGGGCGGCCACACCGCGTGCCGGTGGGTGGCTGCGCAATCGGCGGTCGCCGGTCTGATTTTGTGGGGATCGGGCCTCCCGACGGACCTGAACGTAGACGGATTTACTGAGGCTCTGGCTGGTGCCGGCGTACGTCTCGTTGCCGGTCGCGAAGACCGATTCGTCGCTGAGGCCGATCTCAAGAGCGGACTGGAGTTACTGCACCGGCAAGAACTCGACGCGATGATGGTTCGCTTCGATGGCGGACATGAGATACACGCGGAGGTT encodes:
- a CDS encoding ABC transporter substrate-binding protein — translated: RFPIDILDAARTQAFDIMNQQASSEAGYRRVYESFTAFRDQAYPWFGSAETAFAGYSFPDTP
- a CDS encoding phospholipase, translated to MPAATHLTVRRTARYFKIGKADASDVWLVLHGYGQLADEFLEAFEPISSDRMIIAPEGLSRFYARDGSRVGASWMTREDREAEIADYTEYLNAVVADAGYKSSDVTVVGFSQGGHTACRWVAAQSAVAGLILWGSGLPTDLNVDGFTEALAGAGVRLVAGREDRFVAEADLKSGLELLHRQELDAMMVRFDGGHEIHAEVLRRISTGAAS